In a genomic window of Chryseobacterium sp. G0162:
- a CDS encoding TlpA family protein disulfide reductase — protein sequence MKTSFIILFLSLFSGFAFAQNKIEIGKKAPEITMSKPDGSSFSLSSQKGKLILIDFWATWCAPCVGEQPELKKLYETYSDQVKTNKFEIVGVSLDKNKESWQKAIDRFTINWIQISDLKFWKSPVAKAYEIDELPFNVIIDGEGIIIAKNLHEKELEEFLKKNLGQN from the coding sequence ATGAAAACAAGTTTTATTATATTGTTTTTGAGCCTGTTTTCTGGATTTGCATTCGCTCAAAACAAAATTGAAATAGGGAAGAAGGCTCCTGAAATAACAATGTCTAAACCGGATGGCTCTTCATTTTCACTTTCAAGCCAAAAAGGAAAGCTTATCCTTATTGATTTTTGGGCAACCTGGTGTGCTCCGTGTGTAGGAGAACAACCTGAACTGAAAAAGCTGTATGAAACCTATTCGGATCAGGTGAAAACCAATAAGTTTGAAATTGTGGGTGTTTCTTTGGATAAAAATAAAGAAAGCTGGCAGAAAGCTATTGACCGATTTACGATCAACTGGATACAGATCAGTGATTTAAAATTCTGGAAGAGCCCTGTTGCAAAAGCTTATGAAATAGATGAACTTCCTTTTAATGTTATTATTGATGGCGAAGGGATCATTATTGCGAAGAATCTTCATGAAAAGGAACTTGAAGAATTTTTAAAGAAAAATTTAGGTCAAAATTAA
- a CDS encoding rhodanese-like domain-containing protein, producing MKYLFMMVCFVCSIFSQAQQTQDPWKDSQLMDPALLASRIVKHKTKDLLIISVGPEAIIKGSVDIGPTHEPENLEKLRTYLKDIPKNKEIVIYCGCCPFVKCPNIRPAFNVLMEMGFKNAKLLNLPKNIKTDWLDKDYPTND from the coding sequence ATGAAGTATTTGTTTATGATGGTGTGCTTTGTGTGCTCCATTTTCAGTCAGGCACAACAAACACAGGATCCGTGGAAAGACAGCCAGCTGATGGATCCGGCATTATTAGCCTCAAGAATTGTAAAGCACAAGACTAAGGATTTATTAATCATTTCTGTAGGTCCTGAAGCTATCATTAAAGGTTCGGTAGACATTGGTCCGACCCATGAGCCGGAAAACCTGGAAAAATTAAGAACTTATCTTAAAGACATTCCTAAAAATAAGGAAATTGTAATCTATTGTGGATGCTGTCCTTTTGTAAAGTGTCCGAACATCCGTCCTGCATTTAATGTATTGATGGAGATGGGCTTTAAAAACGCCAAGCTTTTAAATCTTCCTAAAAATATAAAAACCGATTGGCTGGATAAAGATTATCCAACAAATGATTAA
- a CDS encoding SMI1/KNR4 family protein, producing the protein MKINPPEHWTNFIKVFTKKFNDEIVADVVRVFRTMEDIQERYDTYEFEEFIPGYIPIADDSGGQVAVISKDGRNTKVYLSSYGTLQEKYFEVLDRDLMHWMQRKFPFEKIQNTISEADIEKKQKENTILAQAIASFPPILQFLKESVIIEGLALPENYASAEHIYYFQDGYHYNSVENKVLTDDVPGGFKPDWVVLASNYFADPFFIDLNEAKNDFPVYFAYHGQGDWKPIQVAESLKAFQKVLNDIQNLRADKRSLIDYCNENIDLGNPLWKEVYTSIEEEEEYDPEPIETYELLGSEASLYITDIGPNKMKVIAVLKKEFGISGTEALELSKKPKILFKTGYSKWLEYDRKQLEELGASVEFGPFT; encoded by the coding sequence ATGAAGATCAATCCTCCTGAACATTGGACCAACTTTATAAAAGTTTTTACTAAAAAATTCAACGATGAGATCGTTGCTGATGTAGTCCGTGTATTCCGTACTATGGAAGATATTCAGGAACGCTATGATACCTATGAATTTGAAGAATTTATTCCCGGATATATTCCTATTGCAGACGATTCCGGAGGACAGGTTGCTGTTATATCAAAAGATGGCAGAAATACAAAAGTCTATCTGAGTTCGTATGGAACATTACAGGAAAAGTATTTTGAAGTTTTGGATCGGGATCTGATGCATTGGATGCAACGAAAATTTCCTTTTGAAAAAATACAAAATACCATTTCAGAGGCGGATATTGAGAAAAAACAAAAAGAAAATACAATTTTAGCTCAGGCAATAGCTTCTTTTCCTCCTATTCTGCAGTTTTTGAAAGAATCTGTCATTATTGAAGGGCTTGCCTTACCGGAAAATTATGCTTCTGCGGAACATATTTATTATTTCCAGGATGGGTACCATTACAATTCGGTGGAAAATAAAGTTCTGACAGATGATGTTCCGGGAGGTTTTAAACCGGATTGGGTTGTTTTGGCTTCTAATTATTTTGCAGATCCTTTTTTTATTGATTTGAATGAAGCTAAAAATGATTTCCCTGTATATTTCGCATATCACGGACAAGGAGATTGGAAGCCAATACAAGTAGCTGAAAGTTTAAAAGCATTTCAGAAAGTATTGAATGATATTCAGAATTTAAGAGCTGATAAAAGAAGTTTAATTGATTATTGTAATGAAAATATAGATCTGGGAAACCCTTTATGGAAAGAAGTGTATACAAGTATTGAAGAAGAGGAAGAATATGACCCGGAGCCAATAGAAACGTATGAATTATTAGGCTCAGAAGCCAGTTTGTACATTACTGATATCGGCCCCAATAAAATGAAGGTTATTGCTGTACTGAAAAAAGAATTCGGTATCTCCGGAACCGAAGCTCTCGAACTCAGTAAAAAGCCAAAAATATTATTCAAAACCGGCTACAGCAAATGGCTTGAATATGACCGTAAGCAATTGGAAGAGCTTGGCGCCAGTGTTGAATTTGGGCCTTTTACCTAA
- a CDS encoding FAD-binding dehydrogenase: protein MEETFQPDAIIIGTGLAGLTAAMEITNAGKKVLLLDQETEQNIGGQAFWSFGGLFLINSPQQRRIGIKDSYELALQDWKGTAGFDRDEDYWPRKWAEAYLKFAAGEKYEYISKLGIKLMFMVGWAERGDGSSTGHGNSVPRFHVSWGTGTGVVKPFVEKAYKAKDKGLLQMKFRHRVTELIVKNGKVVGLRGDILENDAQERGVATNRNIISPFEYSATHIIIASGGIGANHELVRKNWPERLGTPPENMVCGVPAYVDGKMIGIAEDAGADIINRDRMWHYTEGLQNWNPIWPNHGIRILPGPSALWFDAKGKRLPAPFLPGFDTLGTLKYIQDTGYSYSWFILTQKIIKKEFALSGSEQNPDITNKDYSLFLKRIFGKKAPGPVEAFKEHGKDFIVSDNLKDLVEKMNQLAGNHLLNYEKIKSQIEARDRELDNKFSKDTQVNYIRSTRSYLGDKLGRVAAPHKILLPENGPLIAVRLNILTRKTLGGIKTNLNGQVLKEDDSPIEGLYAAGEVAGFGGGGMHGYRALEGTFLGGCIFSGMKAGKYIAGLK, encoded by the coding sequence ATGGAAGAAACATTCCAGCCTGATGCGATTATTATAGGAACCGGATTGGCAGGGCTTACTGCTGCCATGGAAATCACCAATGCCGGAAAAAAAGTATTGCTTCTGGATCAGGAAACTGAACAGAACATAGGCGGACAGGCTTTCTGGTCATTCGGAGGACTTTTCCTGATTAATTCACCCCAACAACGGAGAATAGGAATTAAAGATTCTTATGAATTGGCTTTACAGGACTGGAAAGGTACCGCAGGTTTTGATCGTGATGAAGATTACTGGCCCCGCAAATGGGCAGAAGCCTATCTGAAATTTGCAGCGGGTGAAAAGTATGAGTACATTTCTAAGTTGGGAATCAAATTGATGTTTATGGTAGGTTGGGCAGAACGTGGTGATGGATCTTCCACCGGACACGGAAATTCTGTTCCCCGTTTTCATGTAAGCTGGGGAACAGGAACAGGTGTGGTAAAACCCTTTGTTGAGAAAGCATATAAAGCGAAAGACAAAGGATTGTTACAGATGAAATTCCGGCACAGAGTTACAGAACTGATCGTCAAAAACGGAAAAGTAGTTGGTCTGAGAGGTGATATTCTGGAAAATGATGCTCAGGAAAGAGGTGTTGCCACCAATAGAAACATTATCTCTCCATTTGAATATTCCGCAACTCATATTATCATTGCCTCAGGAGGTATAGGTGCCAATCATGAATTGGTAAGGAAGAACTGGCCCGAAAGATTAGGTACACCTCCGGAAAATATGGTGTGTGGAGTTCCTGCTTATGTGGATGGTAAAATGATTGGTATTGCTGAAGATGCAGGAGCTGATATCATCAACCGTGACAGGATGTGGCATTATACGGAAGGACTACAAAACTGGAATCCCATCTGGCCGAATCATGGGATAAGAATACTTCCGGGACCTTCTGCCCTATGGTTTGATGCTAAAGGAAAACGTCTTCCAGCTCCTTTCCTGCCAGGATTTGATACCTTAGGAACATTAAAATACATTCAGGATACAGGATATTCTTATTCCTGGTTTATTCTCACACAAAAAATCATTAAAAAAGAATTTGCACTTTCTGGTTCAGAACAGAATCCGGATATTACCAATAAAGACTATTCCCTTTTTCTGAAAAGGATTTTTGGCAAAAAAGCTCCCGGTCCTGTAGAAGCCTTTAAAGAGCATGGTAAAGACTTCATTGTATCAGATAATCTGAAAGACCTGGTGGAGAAAATGAATCAACTGGCAGGTAATCATCTTCTGAACTATGAAAAGATAAAATCCCAGATCGAAGCCAGAGACAGAGAACTGGATAATAAATTTTCAAAGGATACACAGGTTAATTATATCAGGAGTACCAGAAGTTATTTAGGAGATAAACTTGGAAGGGTTGCTGCTCCGCATAAGATTTTATTGCCTGAAAATGGACCTTTAATTGCAGTACGGCTTAATATTTTAACCCGAAAAACATTAGGTGGGATAAAAACCAATCTGAACGGACAGGTTTTAAAAGAAGACGATAGCCCTATTGAAGGACTTTATGCAGCAGGTGAAGTAGCAGGTTTTGGAGGTGGTGGCATGCATGGTTACCGGGCATTGGAAGGAACATTTTTAGGTGGATGTATTTTTTCAGGAATGAAAGCCGGAAAGTATATTGCCGGATTAAAATGA
- a CDS encoding SDR family oxidoreductase yields the protein MSNYYNDKVVWITGASSGIGEALVKELVENSNAKVILSSRSEEQLYEVAESIGITVNQYAVLPLDLKNYKEMPAIAAKAIAIFGKIDILINNAGLSQRSLAMETDIEVDKRLMDVDFIGTVALTKAVVPYMIQNKGGQVAVVSSLMGIFGAPMRSGYAAAKHALHGFFDALRAELYTQNISITIICPGFIQTNISIHAVTGDGSSQGTMDDATHNGMPVDIFAKKMLNAIEKKKNQKAIGGKEVLGVYLKRFFPALLAKIIRKAKVV from the coding sequence ATGAGCAACTATTACAATGATAAAGTAGTCTGGATTACAGGAGCTTCGTCAGGAATTGGGGAAGCTTTGGTAAAAGAATTAGTAGAGAATAGCAATGCAAAAGTGATTCTTTCTTCCAGAAGTGAAGAACAGCTCTATGAAGTGGCAGAAAGTATCGGGATTACCGTGAATCAATATGCGGTACTCCCATTAGATCTGAAGAACTATAAAGAAATGCCTGCAATAGCTGCTAAAGCCATAGCAATTTTTGGGAAAATAGATATTTTAATTAATAATGCAGGGCTATCCCAGCGTTCTTTAGCGATGGAAACTGATATTGAAGTAGATAAACGCTTAATGGATGTTGATTTTATCGGGACAGTAGCATTAACTAAAGCGGTAGTGCCCTATATGATTCAAAATAAAGGAGGACAGGTTGCTGTAGTTTCAAGTCTTATGGGAATTTTCGGGGCACCGATGCGAAGTGGCTATGCAGCTGCAAAACATGCTCTTCATGGGTTCTTTGATGCTTTGCGTGCAGAATTATACACTCAAAATATTTCGATAACGATTATCTGTCCGGGATTTATACAAACCAATATTTCCATTCATGCGGTAACCGGTGACGGCTCTTCACAGGGAACAATGGATGACGCAACCCATAATGGAATGCCTGTGGATATTTTTGCAAAAAAAATGCTGAATGCCATTGAAAAAAAGAAGAATCAAAAAGCCATTGGCGGCAAAGAAGTATTGGGCGTTTATCTGAAACGCTTCTTCCCAGCCCTGCTGGCAAAGATCATCCGAAAAGCAAAAGTAGTCTGA
- a CDS encoding T9SS type A sorting domain-containing protein: MKFNYKKTLPVLAGLFFSGFSMAQAPAIEWQKSLGGTGSDYASSIIQTADGGYMISATSASNNGNVTGNHGNSDYWLIKLNATGTLQWQKSLGGTGNDYASSIIQTADGGYVVAGTSESNNGDITGNHGFTDGWALKLNSDAGVIYWKKAFGGTNYDAISKMISTTDGGYLFVGSSSSNNNGDVPGNNGYIDYWIVKINSDGNVQWKKSLGGTGDDRATSVVQTTDGGYVVAGYAENNNGDVTGNHGGKDYWIIKLNSDGGVIYWKKSLGGSHQDLATSIVKTSDGGFIVAGHAFSNDGDVTENHDGTDYWVVKIDATGNIQWQKALGGSKADLASSIIQATDGGYLVVGSTASNDGQVTGYHPPSGSGTGEIPLSYDYWAVKLTPTGNIQWQKCFGGSGVDSANSVIQTTDGGYIIAGGSNSNNGDVTVNNGNDDVWVVKLAPEIQLATSEVVKDVTATINVFPNPAKDHITLKLDYFTPSMEVTITDMLGKTVHQQKLEGLRTKINTSHLEKGVYFLTLPNGTQKLTKKFIIE, encoded by the coding sequence ATGAAATTCAATTACAAAAAAACGCTGCCTGTATTGGCTGGGCTCTTTTTCTCAGGCTTTAGTATGGCACAGGCTCCAGCTATAGAGTGGCAAAAATCTTTAGGAGGAACAGGAAGTGACTATGCAAGCTCTATCATTCAAACAGCAGATGGGGGGTATATGATTTCCGCAACTTCTGCTTCCAATAATGGTAATGTAACCGGGAATCACGGAAATTCAGATTACTGGCTCATAAAATTAAATGCAACAGGAACTCTTCAATGGCAAAAATCTTTGGGAGGAACAGGAAACGACTATGCAAGCTCTATCATTCAAACGGCAGATGGCGGATATGTGGTTGCCGGAACTTCCGAATCAAACAATGGTGATATAACAGGAAATCATGGATTTACAGATGGATGGGCTTTAAAATTAAATTCTGATGCCGGAGTTATTTATTGGAAAAAAGCTTTTGGAGGAACCAATTATGATGCTATCAGTAAAATGATCTCAACAACAGATGGTGGATATCTATTTGTGGGAAGCTCTTCTTCAAATAATAATGGTGATGTACCCGGAAATAATGGGTATATAGACTATTGGATCGTAAAAATAAATTCTGATGGAAATGTCCAATGGAAAAAATCTTTAGGAGGAACAGGAGATGACAGAGCTACTTCCGTTGTTCAAACTACAGACGGTGGGTATGTAGTTGCCGGATATGCCGAAAACAACAATGGTGATGTAACAGGAAACCATGGAGGGAAAGATTACTGGATCATAAAATTGAATTCTGATGGCGGAGTGATTTATTGGAAAAAATCTTTAGGTGGTTCCCATCAGGATTTAGCAACATCTATTGTAAAAACTTCAGATGGAGGTTTTATTGTAGCAGGTCATGCTTTTTCTAATGATGGAGATGTAACGGAAAATCATGACGGAACTGATTACTGGGTTGTAAAAATAGATGCAACAGGAAACATCCAATGGCAAAAAGCTTTGGGTGGAAGCAAAGCTGACTTGGCTTCTTCTATTATTCAAGCCACTGATGGTGGGTATTTGGTTGTGGGAAGCACCGCTTCAAATGATGGTCAGGTAACAGGATATCATCCCCCTTCAGGATCAGGTACCGGAGAAATACCTCTTTCTTATGATTATTGGGCTGTAAAACTTACTCCTACAGGAAATATTCAATGGCAAAAATGCTTTGGAGGATCGGGAGTTGATAGTGCGAATTCTGTCATTCAAACTACAGACGGTGGATATATAATTGCCGGAGGCTCTAATTCAAACAATGGCGATGTAACAGTAAATAACGGAAATGATGATGTTTGGGTTGTAAAACTTGCTCCGGAAATTCAATTGGCTACTAGCGAGGTTGTGAAAGATGTCACAGCTACGATAAATGTTTTTCCTAATCCTGCAAAAGATCATATTACATTAAAACTTGATTATTTCACACCATCTATGGAAGTTACCATTACAGATATGTTAGGAAAAACTGTTCATCAACAGAAATTAGAAGGATTAAGAACAAAGATCAATACAAGTCATCTTGAAAAAGGGGTTTACTTTTTGACTCTCCCAAATGGGACACAAAAACTAACTAAAAAATTCATTATAGAATAA
- a CDS encoding alpha/beta hydrolase, whose product MIQSVTFKNLNWDVAADLYFPPNFDENKKYAAIISAHPIGSCKEQTSGNVYGQALADAGFVVLAFDASFQGASGGDIRFIEDPTLRVEDFRCACDYLATLPYVDENRIGVLGICGGGGYAINAAMTERRIKAIGSVTGVNYGRLWREAFGNWNPIEALEKIAEQRTAEVRGAERLVGQFLPPSVEAGKAAGIKDIDVLEATEYYKTSRGEKPHGATSYLYSRSSAAVGWDAFHLAEVLLTQPLMVIIGDRPGGFGAYRDGLEIMRRARSEKKELVIAEGWSHYELYDQPEPVKIALDKLIPFYQANL is encoded by the coding sequence ATGATTCAATCAGTAACATTCAAAAACCTTAACTGGGACGTAGCAGCAGATCTGTATTTCCCACCTAACTTTGACGAGAATAAAAAATATGCAGCCATCATCAGTGCCCATCCGATAGGAAGCTGTAAAGAACAAACTTCCGGAAATGTGTATGGACAAGCATTGGCAGATGCAGGATTTGTAGTATTGGCATTTGATGCTTCATTTCAGGGTGCCAGTGGCGGAGACATCCGTTTCATTGAAGATCCTACATTAAGAGTGGAAGATTTCCGCTGTGCATGTGACTATCTTGCTACCCTTCCCTATGTAGATGAAAACCGTATTGGTGTTTTGGGTATTTGTGGTGGTGGTGGTTATGCCATCAATGCAGCAATGACAGAACGCCGTATCAAAGCTATAGGAAGCGTTACAGGGGTTAACTATGGAAGACTTTGGAGAGAAGCATTTGGAAACTGGAATCCTATTGAAGCATTGGAAAAAATTGCAGAACAGCGTACTGCAGAAGTAAGAGGTGCTGAAAGATTGGTAGGTCAGTTTTTACCACCATCTGTGGAAGCTGGAAAAGCAGCAGGAATTAAAGATATTGATGTACTGGAGGCTACAGAATATTATAAGACCTCAAGAGGAGAAAAACCTCACGGAGCCACCAGTTATTTATATTCCCGAAGCAGCGCTGCAGTGGGTTGGGATGCTTTTCATCTGGCAGAAGTCTTGTTGACACAGCCCTTGATGGTGATTATCGGAGATAGGCCAGGAGGTTTTGGAGCCTACAGAGACGGGCTGGAAATTATGAGAAGAGCCCGATCAGAGAAAAAAGAGCTTGTTATTGCGGAAGGATGGTCACATTATGAGCTGTATGACCAGCCGGAGCCTGTAAAAATTGCATTGGATAAATTGATTCCTTTTTATCAAGCAAATCTATAG
- a CDS encoding phosphatase PAP2 family protein yields the protein MKRSCQKLLIYLLVFTSVISKINAQNNDTIIVEPKQDSLSAIHTNKLNYKSLIIPAVFISYGVAGLTSDKLKQLNFSTRTEINEHQPARMNLDNYTQYAPAVMVYGLNAIGIKGKHNLRDRTIIYASSQLISAAFTMPLKYLVKEERPDGSNTLSFPSGHSATAFSSAQFMFREYKDTNFWLSLSGYPFAIFTGVYRMLNDKHWLVDVVAGAGFGILSTELAYWLFPRIDTMLRGKSKTKNLSSSTMVMPFYQNKIVGIGLVKNF from the coding sequence ATGAAAAGGTCCTGTCAAAAATTACTGATCTATTTACTAGTTTTCACCTCAGTTATTAGCAAAATCAATGCTCAGAATAATGATACTATTATTGTTGAGCCTAAGCAAGATAGCCTGTCTGCTATCCATACCAATAAACTGAATTATAAAAGTTTGATTATTCCTGCAGTGTTTATCAGTTATGGAGTAGCGGGTTTAACATCAGATAAGCTTAAACAGCTTAATTTTTCTACCCGTACAGAGATTAATGAACATCAACCGGCACGAATGAACCTGGATAATTACACCCAATATGCTCCTGCAGTGATGGTATACGGATTGAATGCTATAGGAATAAAAGGAAAACATAACCTGAGAGACCGAACGATTATCTATGCTTCTTCACAACTGATTTCTGCAGCGTTTACTATGCCTTTAAAATATCTAGTCAAAGAGGAGAGGCCCGATGGATCAAACACACTTTCTTTTCCCTCCGGACATTCTGCGACGGCTTTTTCTTCAGCTCAGTTTATGTTCAGAGAATATAAGGATACCAATTTCTGGCTCAGCCTTTCCGGATATCCGTTCGCTATATTTACAGGAGTATATCGAATGTTGAATGATAAACATTGGCTGGTAGATGTTGTTGCAGGTGCTGGGTTTGGAATTCTATCCACAGAATTGGCCTACTGGCTTTTCCCAAGGATCGATACTATGCTGCGTGGAAAAAGTAAAACTAAAAACCTCTCAAGTTCTACGATGGTTATGCCTTTCTATCAGAATAAAATAGTAGGAATAGGATTGGTGAAGAATTTCTAA
- a CDS encoding TonB-dependent receptor domain-containing protein, producing MNRSKFLLFPTVAISSMITAQVTSVTFSGKVTNKDKEALPYANLILKKEKDTAFVAGTITNEEGRFSIAGVKPDHYFLETSVAGYDVYRQSVFIGSLSEFLEIPTIELNRKQEKETKIEEVVVSASKKNELDNKLDKKTYSVADNISQSGGSVLQSMQNLPGITVQDGKVQLRGNDKVTVLIDGKQTALTGFGSQTGLDNIPSSAIDKIEIINNPSSKYDANGNAGIINIIMKKNKQNGWNGKVGFTTGLGSLWVRKENLPTIRPQYTLTPKINPSLSLNYRKNKVNLFLQADNLYTETLNKNEFVTRTYDDGTVINSQLKRNRNTNFFTTKAGLDWNIDEHNTLTVSGMYGSEKIIDRGDQPFFNGDQSQRLRLWQFLEDELKTTIMGSASYQHKFKEAGHLLNVGFNYTFHREDEKYFYDNYLPASTGTDAFKLLSDEQVYDFNVDYIKPLKYGRIETGIKLRSRSIPTNMNFIPGANSVLDVSAGGKADYKEFIPAVYGNYIFENEKWEAELGLRLEYVKIEYDVNPNHPTYKSDGYNYTQPFPNFRLAYKLNDRNKFSVFYNRRVDRPNEVDIRIFPKYDDAEIIKVGNPALRPQFTNSIELGYKYNWDNGYLYSALYHRFANGTITRISSIVPGSNLIYAIFQNADKSYNTGLEAIWNQKVSDVYSFNINGNIYRNQINAFTVQNLYPEPNTFSADRQTAVSGNIKLNNIFRFSKGLNLQATAVYLAPDVIPQGKIKARFTMDIGLKKAIQKGKGELFLNASDLLNTMVIKKNIQGMGFAYTSNDYYETQVVRLGYSYKF from the coding sequence ATGAACAGATCGAAATTTTTACTTTTCCCAACTGTTGCTATCTCTTCTATGATTACAGCGCAAGTCACATCAGTTACTTTTTCCGGAAAAGTGACTAATAAGGATAAGGAAGCTCTTCCTTATGCCAACCTTATTTTAAAAAAGGAAAAAGATACAGCGTTTGTAGCCGGAACGATTACCAATGAAGAGGGAAGGTTTTCTATTGCTGGGGTAAAACCTGATCATTATTTTCTGGAAACTTCTGTAGCAGGATATGATGTATACAGACAATCTGTTTTTATCGGTAGTCTTTCTGAGTTTTTAGAGATTCCGACAATAGAACTTAATCGAAAACAGGAAAAGGAAACAAAAATCGAAGAAGTAGTGGTATCTGCTTCTAAAAAAAATGAACTGGATAACAAGCTTGATAAAAAAACGTATTCTGTAGCGGATAATATCAGCCAAAGTGGAGGATCCGTACTGCAAAGTATGCAGAACCTTCCCGGTATTACTGTACAGGATGGAAAAGTACAATTGAGAGGAAATGACAAGGTAACCGTTCTTATTGACGGTAAGCAGACCGCTCTTACCGGATTTGGAAGCCAGACAGGACTTGATAATATTCCGTCTTCAGCTATTGATAAAATTGAAATTATCAACAATCCTTCTTCAAAATATGATGCCAACGGTAATGCCGGAATCATCAATATCATTATGAAGAAAAATAAGCAGAATGGCTGGAACGGAAAAGTAGGCTTTACCACAGGGCTGGGTTCATTGTGGGTAAGAAAAGAGAACTTACCAACCATCAGACCTCAATATACATTGACTCCTAAAATTAATCCGTCTCTTTCCCTTAACTATAGAAAAAATAAGGTCAATCTATTTCTACAAGCCGATAATTTATACACGGAAACGCTGAATAAAAATGAATTTGTAACCCGTACTTATGATGATGGAACGGTTATCAATTCTCAGCTGAAAAGGAACAGAAATACCAATTTCTTTACTACAAAAGCAGGATTAGACTGGAATATTGATGAACACAATACGTTGACGGTTTCAGGAATGTACGGAAGTGAAAAAATTATTGACCGTGGAGATCAGCCATTTTTTAACGGAGATCAATCTCAGCGCCTTCGTCTGTGGCAATTTCTGGAAGATGAGCTGAAAACGACAATCATGGGGAGTGCCTCTTATCAGCATAAGTTTAAAGAAGCAGGTCATTTATTAAATGTTGGATTCAATTATACATTTCACAGGGAAGATGAAAAATACTTTTATGATAATTACTTACCTGCTTCTACCGGAACCGATGCTTTTAAACTTTTGTCAGATGAGCAGGTATATGATTTCAACGTAGATTATATTAAGCCGTTAAAATATGGAAGAATTGAAACAGGAATTAAACTGAGAAGCAGAAGTATCCCTACCAATATGAACTTTATTCCCGGAGCAAATTCAGTACTGGATGTATCGGCTGGGGGTAAAGCGGACTATAAAGAATTTATTCCGGCCGTCTATGGAAACTATATTTTTGAGAATGAAAAATGGGAAGCAGAACTTGGATTAAGATTAGAATACGTAAAAATTGAATATGATGTGAACCCTAATCATCCTACTTATAAAAGTGATGGATATAATTATACTCAGCCATTTCCCAATTTTAGATTAGCTTATAAACTTAACGATCGTAACAAGTTTTCAGTATTTTATAACAGAAGAGTAGACCGTCCGAATGAGGTAGATATCAGAATATTTCCAAAATATGATGATGCCGAAATCATCAAGGTTGGAAATCCGGCATTAAGACCACAGTTTACGAATTCCATTGAATTGGGATATAAATATAATTGGGATAACGGATATTTATATTCTGCCCTGTATCACCGCTTTGCGAATGGAACCATTACCAGGATCTCCAGCATTGTACCAGGCAGTAATCTGATCTATGCCATCTTTCAAAATGCAGACAAAAGTTATAATACAGGGTTAGAAGCAATATGGAATCAAAAGGTTTCTGATGTATATTCATTCAATATTAATGGAAATATCTATCGCAACCAGATCAATGCCTTTACCGTTCAAAATTTATACCCTGAACCTAACACATTTTCTGCTGATAGACAAACCGCAGTGTCCGGAAATATAAAGCTGAATAATATTTTTCGTTTTTCAAAAGGGCTGAATCTTCAGGCTACAGCAGTTTATCTGGCACCGGATGTTATTCCTCAAGGAAAAATAAAAGCAAGATTCACTATGGATATTGGATTGAAAAAAGCAATTCAGAAAGGAAAAGGAGAGCTTTTCTTAAATGCGTCTGATCTCCTCAACACTATGGTTATTAAGAAAAATATTCAGGGGATGGGGTTTGCCTATACCAGCAATGACTATTACGAAACCCAGGTTGTAAGACTGGGATACAGTTATAAGTTTTAA